AGAGGGGATCACCAATGGATAAAAAAGTTGCAGACCTTATCAACCAGCAAGTAAACAAAGAATTCTATTCTGCGTACCTGTATCTCGATTTTGCGAACTACTTCGCATCGAAAGGCCTTGACGGATTCGCTAACTGGTACCGTATCCAGGCACAGGAAGAACGCGACCATGCGATGCTCTTCTTTGATTATCTGCATCACAACAGCGTAGACGTTACGCTTGATACGATCGACAAGCCCGAATGGAATCGCGGTGAGATCATGGACGTGCTGAAGGCAGGCCTTGCGCACGAACAGTACGTGACGAGCCTCATCAACGACATCTATGATGCCGCACAGCAGGTCAAAGACTTCCGTACCGTGCAGTTCCTTGACTGGTTCGTCAAAGAACAGGGCGAAGAAGAAGCCAACGCAAACGACCTTATCACCAAAATGGAAATGTTCGGCACGGACGCAAGAGGACTTTATCTCCTCAACAGCGAGCTGAAAGCGCGCGTATACGTTGCTCCGTCGCTGACGATCTGATGAAACCGAAAATAGAGAGAAATAAGAGGGGGAAATGAAAATGAAATTTTATGTATGTACTCACTGTGGAAATATTGTAGCGTTCGCAAACGATGCAGGCGTGCCGATCGTGTGCTGCGGTCAGAAAATGGCTGAACTCGTTCCGAACACGGTAGAAGCTTCGGTAGAAAAACACCTTCCCGTTATCAGCCAAGAAGGCAACATCGTTACGGTAACGGTAGGTTCCGTAGACCATCCGATGGGCGAAGAACACCTTATCGAATGGGTAGCACTCGAAACACAGCAGGGCAACCAGCGCAAACAGCTCATCGTTGACGGC
This DNA window, taken from Selenomonadales bacterium, encodes the following:
- a CDS encoding ferritin gives rise to the protein MDKKVADLINQQVNKEFYSAYLYLDFANYFASKGLDGFANWYRIQAQEERDHAMLFFDYLHHNSVDVTLDTIDKPEWNRGEIMDVLKAGLAHEQYVTSLINDIYDAAQQVKDFRTVQFLDWFVKEQGEEEANANDLITKMEMFGTDARGLYLLNSELKARVYVAPSLTI
- a CDS encoding desulfoferrodoxin — its product is MKMKFYVCTHCGNIVAFANDAGVPIVCCGQKMAELVPNTVEASVEKHLPVISQEGNIVTVTVGSVDHPMGEEHLIEWVALETQQGNQRKQLIVDGEPKVQFALVEGDAVVAAYAYCNLHGLWKAEA